In one window of Episyrphus balteatus chromosome 3, idEpiBalt1.1, whole genome shotgun sequence DNA:
- the LOC129914259 gene encoding protein anoxia up-regulated-like isoform X8 gives MVYESAFTTRRSYSTRPVVSSYSVSTPRYDLLTERPGAHRSHNSSDYSYQYKSETSRSSSNDPHSYRPAERSSYSSTVERSARSGPGGYNYSTERTSTAGAGPGGYSYSSTTSGRLPGGTTYRHYSYRV, from the exons ATGGTTTATGAATCTGCTTTCACCACCCGTAGGTCCTATTCTACAAGGCCCGTGGTTTCGTCGTATTCCGTATCG accCCACGTTATGACTTACTGACAGAAAGGCCAGGAGCTCATCGCTCCCACAACTCATCCGACTACTCATACCAATACAAGTCGGAGACATCAAGGAGCTCCTCAAATGATCCCCATTCTTATAGGCCAGCAGAGCGTTCTTCTTATTCATCAACTGTTGAGAGGTCAGCTCGCAGCGGTCCAGGTGGCTACAATTACAGCACTGAGAGAACTAGCACAGCTGGAGCTGGACCCGGTGGATATAGTTATTCATCAACAACATCGGGACGCTTGCCAGGTGGCACCACATACCGTCACTACTCATACCgggtttaa
- the LOC129914259 gene encoding uncharacterized protein CG45078-like isoform X7 — translation MVYESAFTTRRSYSTRPVVSSYSVSKKDIPWEKVPFVPRPTLIADPVTAFGKPRQYKTTSRPSILDPINRAAIKPSARVLNEPIKPYISARDQTRERVLKEVRQYIDTIEVGGNQAARTSRDSMDLLLPHLHGVSREQKSKYRNTYNYGDGFSKYNY, via the exons ATGGTTTATGAATCTGCTTTCACCACCCGTAGGTCCTATTCTACAAGGCCCGTGGTTTCGTCGTATTCCGTATCG AAAAAGGATATTCCATGGGAGAAGGTACCATTTGTACCACGCCCAACACTTATCGCCGATCCGGTGACAGCATTCGGCAAGCCACGCCAATACAAGACAACATCTCGCCCATCAATTCTTGATCCCATCAATAGGGCTGCCATCAAACCCAGTGCAAGGGTCTTAAACGAACCAATTAAGCCTTATATCTCAGCTAGGGATCAAACTAGGGAGAGAGTTTTGAAAGAGGTTCGCCAATACATTGACACCATTGAAGTTGGTGGCAATCAGGCTGCACGCACCTCAAGAGATAGCATGGACTTGCTTTTGCCACATTTACATGGAGTTTCGAGGGAACAAAAGTCGAAATATCGAAACACTTATAACTATGGCGATGGCTTTTCgaaatataattattaa
- the LOC129916395 gene encoding uncharacterized protein LOC129916395, with amino-acid sequence MSGSPCHHSSPTTENNGKNSSDTSTCNGGVHVCPFQLVPPPINQFTYCALKRICRQILKEILLEEQDEHFLVNGDLKIPQDEDIKRENDDKSSSACSTSSMSAKNNHERCSEPINIVLKSNKSTQTMKMANGVENNTFIKNRKTNKEVKKKYVLKPERNKNGLPIIFNLRSKVRNGETFKNNS; translated from the exons ATGTCAGGATCACCCTGTCATCATAGTTCTCCAACAAC TGAAAATAATGGAAAGAATTCATCTGATACTTCAACGTGTAATGGTGGAGTACACGTTTGTCCGTTTCAACTAGTACCACCACCTATAAACCAATTTACGTATTGCGCATTGAAACGTATTTGTCGTCAAATTTTAAAGGAGATCCTTCTTGAAGAACAAGATGAGCATTTTTTAGTTAATGGTGATTTGAAAATACCACAAGATGAAGATATAAAAAGGG aaAATGATGACAAAAGTTCTTCAGCATGTTCTACTTCTTCTATGAGTGCGAAAAATAATCACGAAAGATGTTCGGAACCTATAAACATTGTTCTGAAATCTAATAAATCAACACAAACAATGAAAATGGCTAATGGAGTTGAAAACAacacttttataaaaaatcgaaaaaccaataaagaagtgaagaaaaaatatgttcttAAACCAGAAAGGAATAAAAATGGTCTCCCAATAATATTCAATTTACGTTCAAAAGTAAGAAATGGAGAAACGTTCAAAAATAATAGCTAG
- the LOC129915274 gene encoding uncharacterized protein LOC129915274, with the protein MDTKRITCVIVVILAMSGLSQAGAKYESPNSYNDNTQWRRQYFNEKKNDSLAENTANKERLERLGYTTGYGHLNGYSGTGISAYNPIKLDLGGVVLGTLVGIGAILIIPKIISAFHGGYGSYARSDAEGDLSGLANMMNKIDDILGQNNIDSTSCMQRAVCSYVRSTESSMKAGSDDQIDHIIHTLSENSLVDYLLDGTAIKEALENGKKLNGKECEVIYSSCPVDSKTAMNVVTTLLPKTPKN; encoded by the exons ATGGATACAAAAAGGATTACATGTGTGATAGTTGTGATATTAGCTATGAGTGGACTAAGCCAGGCTGGAGCCAAATATGAAAGTCCTAA CTCCTACAACGACAACACTCAATGGCGACGACAATACTTCAATGAAAAGAAAAACGATTCATTAGCTGAAAACACAGCCAACAAGGAAAGACTTGAAAGACTCGGTTATACAACCGGATATGGTCATCTCAAT GGTTATTCTGGGACTGGTATATCTGCCTACAATCCAATTAAACTTGATCTTGGCGGGGTTGTCCTTGGAACTCTAGTTGGCATCGGAGCTATTCTTATTATTCCAAAAATAATATCAGCATTCCACGGAGGCTACGGAAGCTATGCCAGAA gTGACGCTGAGGGTGATCTTTCAGGCCTTGCCAACATGATGAATAAGATTGATGACATACTCGGACAGAATAACATCGATTCGACAAGTTGTATGCAGCGAGCTGTTTGCTCCTATGTCCGTTCAacagaatcaagtatgaaagcTGGATCCGATGATCAAATCGATCATATAATTCACACTTTGTCAGA aaaCTCTTTGGTGGATTACTTATTGGATGGCACTGCTATTAAGGAAGCCCTTGAAAATGGTAAAAAGCTCAATGGGAAGGAATGTGAAGTGATTTACTCATCATGCCCGGTGGACAGTAAAACAGCGATGAATGTTGTTACAACACTTTTGCCAAAAACACCTAAAAATTAA
- the LOC129916528 gene encoding uncharacterized protein LOC129916528 — translation MLRETSVVCLLVFLVIVNCDFVLSSPYDLNLTENSSSERNSRKIHHRHRHRKPTTIIMPTEAPLEGENMESRIPKLFSFHALDEDLTIDLEFAVPFIHVPVKKSMQKTGQAVKSLVNLNTPAIVLAGLLLGGSAVFGLLFHSLVGKTTTDGIRRHSRITDVSSMLDPFKLIQRSSDGKKIETAFGSIMQTVEENFNKNNIDITACIQKSICAYVKKSAEHVRNGRATGTNKIIDGLVSSEWLLQYLEGTAVKDAIDSGTGNTNCGYKYPTCQWSNPETDLMSFMFGFVKNIPAVKDIWS, via the exons ATGTTGCGCGAGACAAGTGTTGTGTGTTTATTAGTTTTTCTTGTGATTGTTAATTGTGATTTTGTATTAAGTAGCCCCTATGACTTGAATCTAACAGAAAATAGTTCTAGTGAAAGAAATTCTCGAAAAATCCATCATCGACATCGTCATAGAAAACCAACAACAATCATTATGCCTACGGAAGCTCCTTTAGAGGGTGAAAATATGGAATCAAGGATACCGAAACTGTTTTCATTTCATGCCTTGGATGAGGATTTGACAATTGATTTGGAATTCGCGGTACCGTTTATTCATGTTCCAGTAAAAAAGAGTATGCAGAAAACTGGTCAAGCTGTTAAA AGCTTAGTGAATTTAAATACACCTGCAATTGTGTTAGCAGGATTGCTACTTGGTGGAAGTGCAGTGTTTGGATTGTTATTTCATTCACTAGTTGGAAAAACAACAACCGATGGGATAAGAAGACATTCTAGGATAACTGACGTTAGCAGCATGCTGGATCCTTTCAAATTAATACAAAGAAGTTCTGATGGAAAGAAAATTG aaacAGCCTTTGGTAGCATCATGCAAACAGTGgaagaaaattttaacaaaaataacattgaCATAACAGCTTGcatacaaaaatcaatttgtgcGTATGTTAAAAAATCAGCAGAGCATGTTCGCAACGGTCGTGCAACAGGAACAAATAAGATAATTGATGGTTTGGTTAG ttcTGAATGGCTTTTGCAATATTTGGAAGGTACTGCAGTTAAAGATGCTATAGATTCAGGAACTGGAAATACAAATTGTGGTTACAAATATCCAACTTGTCAATGGTCGAATCCGGAGACAGATCTAATGAGTTTTATGtttggatttgtaaaaaatataccaGCTGTTAAAGACATTTGGTCttaa